One genomic region from Rhinoraja longicauda isolate Sanriku21f chromosome 34, sRhiLon1.1, whole genome shotgun sequence encodes:
- the LOC144609568 gene encoding AP-4 complex subunit mu-1-like has product MGSLSQVLSCPEQSAELVADTRSVRWNIPTFPGGSQFTAVFKLEVLGLSAASLLELGPACMQFELPMTTCSGLQVRFLRLSSPQAPLQPPHRWVRMYRNSPLSLWTDSSRHLNPAV; this is encoded by the exons ATGGGCAGCCTGTCGCAGGTGTTGAGCTGTCCGGAGCAGAGTGCTGAGCTGGTCGCTGACACCCGGTCTGTTCGCTGGAACATCCCCACCTTCCCCGGGGGGTCACAGTTCACCGCAgtcttcaag TTGGAGGTGTTGGGGCTGAGCGCAGCGTCGCTGCTGGAGCTGGGCCCGGCCTGCATGCAGTTCGAGCTGCCCATGACCACCTGCTCGGGGCTGCAGGTGCGGTTCCTGCGTCTCTCCTCCCCCCAGGCCCCCCTGCAGCCGCCCCACCGCTGGGTGAG AATgtacagaaacagcccactgagtctgtggacAGACAGCTCACGGCAtctcaacccagcggtatga